Proteins encoded by one window of Terriglobales bacterium:
- the fsa gene encoding fructose-6-phosphate aldolase produces MKFFLDTANLSEIREAASLGILDGITTNPSLIAKEGKPFKETILEICKVVDGPVNVEVIATDSGGMCKEAHDYVTWHKNVVVKLPTTREGLKACKCLSQEGIKTNLTLCFSPNQALLVAKAGGTYVSPFVGRLDDISHVGMDLVRQILQIYKNYNYPTQVLAASLRHPLHVVDAALAGAHVATMPLKVLDLMFKHPLTDRGLEQFLKDWEKAKKD; encoded by the coding sequence ATGAAATTCTTTCTCGATACCGCCAACCTCAGCGAGATCCGCGAGGCCGCCTCGCTCGGCATCCTGGACGGCATCACCACCAATCCTTCGCTCATCGCCAAGGAAGGCAAGCCCTTCAAGGAGACCATCCTTGAGATCTGCAAGGTGGTGGACGGCCCGGTGAACGTCGAGGTCATCGCCACCGACTCCGGCGGCATGTGCAAGGAAGCGCACGACTACGTCACCTGGCACAAGAACGTGGTGGTGAAGCTGCCCACCACCCGCGAAGGACTGAAGGCCTGCAAGTGCCTCTCGCAGGAAGGCATCAAGACCAACCTCACGCTCTGCTTCTCGCCCAACCAGGCGCTCCTGGTGGCCAAGGCCGGCGGGACCTACGTGAGCCCCTTCGTCGGCCGCTTGGACGACATCAGCCACGTGGGCATGGACCTGGTGCGCCAGATCCTCCAGATCTACAAAAACTACAACTATCCCACGCAGGTGCTGGCCGCCTCGCTGCGCCATCCGCTGCACGTAGTGGACGCGGCGCTAGCCGGCGCGCACGTGGCCACCATGCCCTTGAAGGTGCTCGACCTGATGTTCAAGCATCCCCTCACCGACCGCGGCCTGGAGCAGTTCCTCAAAGACTGGGAGAAGGCGAAGAAAGATTGA